A section of the Tenrec ecaudatus isolate mTenEca1 chromosome 10, mTenEca1.hap1, whole genome shotgun sequence genome encodes:
- the LOC142458052 gene encoding C-type lectin domain family 10 member A-like — translation MPMKYEEHQTLESEEGSQKFRTGSRLLQSFQQRVCYGSPLHLFLLGLGLLMLIIICVFGCQITQLQRDLLTLRTTSLNFSSSTAAEIQALKSQDGKFQGMMTSVQGELEEHKQQLQAGRGLKDKVLSLESNLEKEKQELRAGHANIFLAVQQHAAELRSLTCHMSALKGNASQSTCCPMNWAEYRGSCYWFSVTGKTWPQAQQYCQMENAHLVVVNSQEEQNFIQYRIGAINTWMGLTDEHGPWKWEDGTDYETGFKNWRPEQPDNWYGHGLGGGEDCAHFTENGAWNDDVCLRPYRWVCETRLTEAS, via the exons ATGCCGATGAAATATGAAGAGCACCAAACCCTGGAGAGTGAGGAGGGAAGCCAGAAGTTTAGGACTG GGTCACGCCTTCTCCAGTCCTTCCAGCAGCGGGTTTGCTACGGATCCCCACTTCACCTGTTCCTCCTGGGTCTCGGTCTCCTGATGTTGATCATCATCTGTGTGTTTGGATGCCAAA TTACCCAGCTTCAGAGGGACCTGTTGACCCTGAGAACGACGTCCCTCAATTTCTCATCCAGCACCGCAGCTGAGATCCAGGCACTGAAGAGTCAGG ATGGCAAGTTCCAAGGAATGATGACATCTGTGCAGGGTGAGCTGGAGGAACACAAGCAACAACTGCAAGCAg GCCGCGGCTTGAAGGACAAGGTGCTAAGTCTGGAGAGCAACCTGGAGAAAGAGAAGCAGGAACTCAGAGCAG GTCATGCCAACATCTTCCTGGCAGTGCAGCAGCATGCAGCTGAGCTGCGATCCCTGACTTGTCACATGTCTGCTCTCAAGGGCAATG CCTCTCAGAGTACGTGCTGTCCTATGAACTGGGCGGAATACAGAGGCAGTTGCTACTGGTTCTCTGTGACCGGGAAGACTTGGCCCCAAGCACAGCAGTACTGCCAGATGGAGAATGCCCACCTGGTGGTGGTGAATTCACAGGAAGAACAG AATTTTATCCAGTACCGAATAGGTGCTATAAATACCTGGATGGGCCTCACGGATGAACACGGGCCTTGGAAATGGGAGGATGGGACGGACTATGAGACAGGCTTCAA GAACTGGAGGCCAGAACAGCCAGACAACTGGTATGGGCACGGCCTAGGCGGAGGCGAGGATTGCGCTCACTTCACTGAGAATGGTGCCTGGAACGATGATGTCTGCTTGAGGCCCTACCGCTGGGTCTGCGAGACCAGGCTGACTGAGGCCAGTTAG
- the LOC142458579 gene encoding asialoglycoprotein receptor 1-like, giving the protein MPMKYEEHQTLESEEGSQKFRTGSRLLQSFQQRVCYGSPLHLFLLGLGLLMLIIICVFGCQITKLQRDLLTLRTTSLNFSSSTAAEIQALKSQDGKFQGMMTSRQSEWEERMQQLQVGHYLREKFLTLQSNLKIEIQEVKAGHANIVLAVQQHAADLSSLTCQMTALKGNASHSKCCPMKWVEHGGSCYWFSETGKTWLQAQQYCQMENAHLVVVNSQEEQNFIQYRIGGINTWMGLMDQIGPWKWVDGTDYETGFKNWRPDQPDNWNGHGLGGGEGCAHFTENGAWNDNVCLMSFYWICETRLTEAS; this is encoded by the exons ATGCCGATGAAATATGAAGAGCACCAAACCCTGGAGAGTGAGGAGGGAAGCCAGAAGTTTAGGACTG GGTCACGCCTTCTCCAGTCCTTCCAGCAGCGGGTTTGCTACGGATCCCCACTTCACCTGTTCCTCCTGGGTCTCGGTCTCCTGATGTTGATCATCATCTGTGTGTTTGGATGCCAAA TTACCAAGCTTCAGAGGGACCTGTTGACCCTGAGAACGACGTCCCTCAATTTCTCATCCAGCACCGCAGCTGAGATCCAGGCACTGAAGAGCCAGG ATGGCAAGTTCCAAGGAATGATGACATCTCGGCAGAGTGAATGGGAGGAACGCATGCAGCAACTGCAAGTGG GCCACTACTTGAGGGAGAAGTTCCTGACTCTGCAGAGCAACTTGAAGATAGAGATACAAGAAGTCAAAGCAG GTCATGCCAACATTGTCCTGGCAGTACAACAGCATGCTGCTGACCTGAGCTCCCTGACTTGTCAGATGACTGCTCTCAAGGGCAATG CCTCTCACAGTAAGTGCTGTCCCATGAAGTGGGTGGAACACGGAGGCAGCTGCTACTGGTTCTCTGAGACTGGGAAGACCTGGCTCCAAGCACAGCAGTACTGCCAGATGGAGAATGCCCACCTGGTGGTGGTGAATTCACAGGAAGAGCAG AATTTTATCCAATACCGAATAGGCGGTATAAACACCTGGATGGGCCTCATGGATCAAATCGGGCCTTGGAAATGGGTGGATGGGACGGACTATGAGACAGGCTTCAA GAACTGGAGGCCAGATCAGCCTGACAATTGGAATGGGCACGGCCTGGGTGGAGGCGAGGGTTGTGCTCACTTCACCGAGAATGGCGCCTGGAACGACAATGTCTGCCTGATGTCCTTCTACTGGATCTGTGAGACCAGGCTGACTGAGGCCAGTTAG